The Deltaproteobacteria bacterium region AGCGGGATGGCGCTGGCGTCGTCGGAGCCGGCGGTCGAGGCCCCCGTGATGGCCGGGCACGCGCCCTCCTCGGGGAGCGGCGCGGCGGTCGCGGGCCCCGCGGCGGCCGCCATCGCGAGGGCCACGGCGAGGGCGAGCGGGGACGGGGAGGGGCGGCGGGTCGGGCGGGGCACGGGTCTCCCTCGCGGGTACGGCCCGTTCTCGAACGGGGCCGGCGAGCCGGGTATCGTACCGATCGCCCGCCGTCCCCGGGAGGCTCGGCCGTGCTGCGCCACTCGATCCGCCTGCCCCTCACGCTCGGCATCGTGCTCGTGGTGCTGGCCTCGGCCCTCGCCGTGGGCTGGAACCTGCTCGTGGTGAGCGACCTCGGGCCGGTGGCCGAGCGGCTCTCGGCGCTGCACTGGACCCTGCTGGTCGCGGGCTCGCTCTTCTTCGCGGCCCTGATCGGGGGGCTGCTCCTGCTCAGCGCCTGGCTGGTCCGGGAGATGCGCCACAGCCAGCGCCAGCAGGCCTTCCTCGACGCCGTGACCCACGAGATGAAGACCCCCCTGGCGTCGCTCCGGCTGTACGTCGAGACGCTCGCGCTGCGCGATCCCGGGCCGGAGCGCCGCCACGAGTTCCTGGGCCGCATGCGCGAGGACGTGGAGCGCCTCGAGCGGACCGTCGTGCAGGTGCTGGCCGCGGCACGCGCGGCGGCCTGGACGCGGCGGCCGCAGCGCGCGCCGGTCGCGGTCGCCGAGGTGCTGGCGGCGTGCGTGCGGGAGCTGCGCGAGCGCTACCGGCTGCCCCCGGGAGCCGTGCGCCTCGAGGTGGAGGACGGCCCGGTCGCGCTCGGCCAGCCCGACGAGCTCGCGCTGGTCTTCCGCAACCTGAT contains the following coding sequences:
- a CDS encoding HAMP domain-containing sensor histidine kinase, whose translation is MLRHSIRLPLTLGIVLVVLASALAVGWNLLVVSDLGPVAERLSALHWTLLVAGSLFFAALIGGLLLLSAWLVREMRHSQRQQAFLDAVTHEMKTPLASLRLYVETLALRDPGPERRHEFLGRMREDVERLERTVVQVLAAARAAAWTRRPQRAPVAVAEVLAACVRELRERYRLPPGAVRLEVEDGPVALGQPDELALVFRNLIDNAVKYSGPEVDVQVRAYATDDGTVRVDIQDRGVGIPRTELRRIFQPFYRAGLDVQRRVAGLGLGLFIVRWLVQRQGGRVEARSEGPGRGSRFAVALRAAPGGRGLPLPVAHSAAGAMEAHAQRPGR